A portion of the Bombina bombina isolate aBomBom1 chromosome 11, aBomBom1.pri, whole genome shotgun sequence genome contains these proteins:
- the LOC128641677 gene encoding dual specificity tyrosine-phosphorylation-regulated kinase 2-like: MVGQCNSVEQLESVTSTVTGNTTNSFDEDTACIRFPFFSCRFLRRSKPSTQNRPNVFRRLWKRFRQTVSCIGNVDITNSVIEDTDQQELENGALTNGTENVNDHNYGLESKQHQEESTCNAGPSTLSLERHSSSLERHPLTPGQAIACYKDMLTSFEHLEILNYTEIFFVGQNADKHQHKCNDPYNRGFDDKRGFYLHIPNDHIAYRYEFLMAIGRGGFGQVAKVYDHKLHQHVALKMVTNNETAWYLAACEIHILEVLRKQDEDNKMNVIHILDHFIFRNHVCMTFELLYMSLQDQMDKTGQGFSLPLVCDFTYSTLNCLNGLHKSKIMHCDLKPENIILKQPSRSEINVIDFGFSRYDGEDVEPWIQTRYYRAPEVILGADCGMPMDMWSLGCTMAELFTGVPLFYSEDEYDQLACIIELLGMPPQRLMDSSKRVNRFFSKKGYPKYCNITCSQDGSVKLSGSYSLTGKFRGPPGSREWGVALNGCDDPLFLKFLKGCLEWDPNLRMTPEQALRHPWLLNQLPGFYDVVSIPAYIFDEEELSEPTSCKSCSLRSVFFDASEELIVDNISEECYVPSSTSCTESSEGCYIPSSASSKSEAEMTVPTRCKSCPF; this comes from the coding sequence ATGGTTGGTCAATGTAATAGTGTTGAGCAACTTGAGTCTGTCACATCTACTGTGACTGGAAATACAACCAACAGTTTTGATGAGGATACGGCATGCATACGCTTTCcattcttcagctgccgcttctTGAGAAGATCAAAGCCTTCAACACAAAACAGACCCAATGTTTTTAGGAGACTTTGGAAGAGATTTAGACAGACAGTTTCTTGCATAGGAAACGTTGATATTACAAACAGTGTGATTGAAGACACTGATCAACAGGAACTTGAAAATGGAGCACTAACAAATGGCACAGAAAATGTCAACGATCATAACTATGGCCTTGAGAGTAAACAACACCAAGAAGAGTCAACCTGTAATGCAGGTCCCTCAACTTTAAGCTTAGAAAGGCACTCATCAAGCTTAGAAAGGCACCCATTAACACCTGGACAAGCAATAGCATGCTACAAGGATATGCTAACCTCTTTTGAACATCTTGAAATTTTAAATTACACTGAAATCTTTTTTGTGGGTCAAAATGCAGATAAACATCAACATAAATGTAATGACCCATATAACAGAGGTTTTGATGATAAAAGAGGGTTTTACCTGCACATACCTAATGACCACATTGCATACAGATATGAATTTCTAATGGCCATTGGGAGAGGAGGATTTGGTCAAGTTGCCAAGGTCTATGATCATAAGCTACATCAACACGTGGCATTAAAAATGGTTACGAATAATGAAACAGCTTGGTATCTAGCTGCCTGTGAAATCCACATTTTGGAAGTCCTCAGGAAACAAGACGAGGATAATAAAATGAATGTGATACATATTCTGGATCATTTTATTTTTCGAAATCATGTCTGCATGACATTTGAGCTATTATACATGAGCCTTCAAGATCAGATGGATAAAACAGGACAAGGTTTCAGCTTACCTTTAGTTTGTGATTTCACTTATTCCACTTTGAACTGCTTGAATGGTTTGCACAAAAGTAAAATCATGCATTGTGACTTAAAACCGGAAAATATTATATTGAAACAACCTTCCAGAAGtgaaattaatgtaattgattttggTTTCAGCCGGTATGATGGTGAGGATGTTGAGCCTTGGATTCAGACACGCTACTACCGTGCACCAGAAGTAATTCTCGGTGCTGATTGTGGAATGCCAATGGATATGTGGAGCCTCGGATGCACTATGGCAGAGTTATTTACTGGTGTGCCACTCTTTTATAGTGAAGATGAGTACGATCAGTTGGCATGTATAATAGAGTTATTGGGGATGCCACCTCAGCGGCTGATGGATTCATCAAAAAGAGTTAACCGTTTTTTCAGTAAGAAAGGTTACCCTAAATATTGTAATATTACATGCTCACAAGACGGCTCTGTAAAACTCAGTGGTAGTTATTCTTTAACAGGCAAATTCAGAGGCCCACCTGGAAGTAGAGAATGGGGAGTTGCACTGAATGGCTGTGATGATCCACtgtttttgaaatttttgaaaggATGTTTGGAATGGGACCCTAATTTACGAATGACACCAGAGCAGGCTTTAAGGCATccttggcttctaaatcaactgccAGGATTTTATGATGTCGTCTCCATTCCAGCTTACATATTTGATGAAGAGGAGCTCAGTGAACCAACAAGCTGCAAATCATGCTCCTTGCGATCAGTCTTCTTTGATGCTTCAGAAGAGCTCATTGTAGACAACATCTCTGAGGAATGCTATGTACCATCTTCTACATCCTGCACAGAGAGCTCTGAAGGGTGCTATATACCATCTTCAGCATCCAGCAAGTCTGAGGCAGAGATGACTGTGCCAACAAGGTGCAAGTCATGTCCTTTCTGA